Part of the SAR202 cluster bacterium genome, CCTCCAAGTCCCAGTCATCGGCATGGGCAGTGCTACCACCTTCGACGTCGAAGACCCAGAAGGCTACGCCGCCCGACGCCAGATCATGGACAACTGCCTATCCGTCGGCTCCAACTTCATCGACACCTCGCCCATGTACGGCCGCGCCGAAAAAGCCCTCGGCGTCGCTATGAAAGGCAAGACTGGCGACTTTATCCTCGCCACCAAAGTCTGGTGCTGCGGCAAAGACACCGGCAAAGGCCAGATAGCCCGCTCCTTCAAGCTTTTGGGAACCGACCACATCCATGTTCTTCAAATCCACAACATGATCGATTGGAAGACCCACCTTCCCTACCTGGAATATCTGCGAGAAGCCCGCATGATAGACCTCATCGGCGTCTCCTTCACCCTGCCCCCCGGCTTCCCCCTCATGATGGAAATCATGAAGACGGGACGAATCCAGACTATCCAAATCTCCTACAACGTACTGGAGCGCGAGGCCGAAAAACAGATGCTCCCCCTCGCCCAGGAGCTAGGCATCGGCATCATCGTCATGCGGCCCCTGGCCTCCGGCAGGCTGGCCAAGAATGTGTCGAAGCCCCCCGATGTCTCACCCCTCCGCGACTTCGGCATCGAGACCTGGCCGCAAGCCCTCCTCGCCTGGGTCCTCGCCGACCCCCGGGTCAGCGTCCTCATCCCCTCCACCACCAGGCCCGAGCGCATCCTGGAAAACGCCAAAGCTGGCTCCCTTCCTACCCTCCCCAAAGACCTCCGCGACTACATCTCCAAAGAAGCCCAGCGCGTCTACGAGACCTAATGTGAATTCAAGAAGTGTTAGATATTCTGAAAAGAATACACCTAACAAGTTGAGGCATATCGAGTGTCTCTTCTGGCCCTCCCTCTTCTCCTATTGCAAAGGAGAAGAGGAAATTAGACGCCGTCCTGAGCCTGGCCGAAGGAGGTTGATGAGGTGATCCTTATTATTTCTTCCCCTTCCAGCAGGCTGTACTCAGTCCCGATGCAGTCGGGAAAGGGGACAAAGGGGATGGTATCCCGAGTGAGAAGAGATTTGCTTTACAAGACTTCTTTCCAATCAAATTAAAAGGGCGCCCTGATTTTTCGGGGTGCCCTTTTAATCGTTCAGCTACTTCGGCTCAGGCCCAAAGTCCGACGACTTCATTATCTGGTCCCGCGCATGCTCAATCAGCGGCTGTACCCTCGGCAGATACTCCTTCGACCACCTCGGGTCCGCCTCCACCGCTGCCTTCGCCTTCTCGAAATGCGCCAGGCTCTCATACGCCCATATGTGTATCACCTGTGTAATCGGGCCGATAATCGTGTAATACCAGCCCGCCAGCTTGATGCCGTGCTTCTGACGCAGCGGCAGCGCAATCTCACGCACCGCCGCCATATAGTCTTGCAGCTTGCCCATCCTCAAATCGTAAGTCCGTACGTCGTAAATCATCGCGGCTCCTCGGCGTTGTTATGAAAAGTCCAGTCGAAGCTACCAGCGACGATACGTGCTGTCAAGCCGAAAGTCCCGCCGGTTCTCTTTGCCTGCGGGTGTTACGAAGTAGCCAAGGTTTGGGTTGTCCTGCCTATCTGATCCTCCCCCCTTGAACACATGACACACATTAAGACCTAGATTTTAGAAACAGCCCCTAGAACAGATGGGGCCGGGGCGTCTCATCGGGTACCCCTTCTTCTCCTATTGCATAGGAGAAGAAGGGGTTAGAGCCTGCCCTGAGCTTGTCGAAGGGGGATGATGAGGTGGTCTATTTTTCTCTTCCCCTTCCAGCAGGCTGTACTCAGTCCCGATGCAGTCGGGAAAGGGGCCAGGGGATAATATCCCGATTATGACTAGGTATGTATTGTGCATCGCACGTCTTGAGGAGAAAAAATTAGTGAGAGCGGTCGGGGCGTAACGGGGCGGGAGTCGCCGCCCCATCCCTCCACCTTAACGCCGCGCTCACGCTGTCCGTCACCACCCCATCGATCCCCGGATTCGGCCAGCCCTTGCTTTCATGCATATCCTGGTCCCACGCCAGCGCCAGCTTCCCGTGACGATGGAAATGCGCCAGCATCCTTGGCGTCATCGTCCTGTGGTCCGGGTTCATCCACTGCGCCTTCGCCAGCGGGCTTAGCCATCGATGGCTTATCGGGTACGGATGGTGCGCGCTCCATATGTAGCCTCTTGGTATTCGCGGCTCCAATTTGCGCATCGCGAACAGCGCCATCGGATTAAAGCTGGCGACCAGCGTGCTATCCATCCGGTCGTGCCGCTTTATTACCGACGCCACCCGGCTCGCCAGGGCCATCACACCCCATCCTCTCACCTTCAACTCCACGTCCAGCAGGAACCCTTTAGGCATCTCCTCTAGGACCTCCTCCAACGTCGGCACCCTGGCCCCGTTGAACCTTGCGTCATACCACGACCCCGCATCCAGCTCCTTCAACTGCGCCAGCGTCAGCCTGCCCACAGGCCCCCTCCCGCTGGTGGTGCGGTCCACGTGCCGGTCGTGCATCACCACCACGTGCCCATCCATGCTCAGCCGCACGTCCAGTTCGACGCCGTCCGCCCCCTTCTCCGCTGCCGCCCTGAACGCCTCCAGCGTGTTCTCCGGCGCCGACTCGACGTCTCCTCTGTGAGCAATGACCAGCGGCCTCGACAGCACGCCTAGCTTCAAAGGCCAACCTGAAATCTTCTCACTGCTTTTCATGAAAGAGCCTGAAGATATCTTAGTGCGCCAAACTAGGCGCAGGCAAATGAAGAGCGGCTGGCGCGGCCTATTTAGCTCGGCGCGCCCTTACGGCGTCGATACGCGGCGCTTGCGCTGTTTTCTAAACTGCGGCAGAGGGAAATTCCAATGCAGCCGCAGCTTTGACGGTATAAGCCTCTGGTACAAACGCCGCCGGAAGATAGTCTCGTAGAGAATGTACGTGACCAGCATGGTCACCGCACCCATCACGGCGTCCAGAATGTAGTGGTTGCCTGTGATGGTAATCGCGAAAAGAGTCATAGTCGGGTACAGCACGCCTAGGATCTTGAAGTACCACGCCTTTTCGGTAAAGAAGATGAACCCAAAAATCGTTGTCCAGGCAAAGTGCAAGCTCGGCATAGACGCGTAGGCGTTGTAGTAGGACCGCATCTCCCGGCTGCCATACCAGCTTGGCCCGTATTCGCTGATGGTGTCAATGAACCCAAAGCCCGGCATGTACCTGGGCGGCGATAGGGGGTATAGCACAAATACCGTCAGCGCCACCGCAAAACTCAGCAGTATCACGCTGCGATAGTAAAAATACTTCTCCCTGTTCATCAGGTAATAAAGAAAGGCCGCCGTAAGGACAATCGGGAAAAAGGTGACTATGTAAATCCAGTTAAAAAGCGTGGTCAGCCACGGCCCCACCCTCAACGCCCAGTCCTGCCACGCGGGCTCCCAGAGAAAACCCAGGTCCTTTTCAAAGTCGATAAGTTTGAGAGCGTTGGCCGTGGCTACATGCTCTACGTCCGGTATCACATACCGGCGGATTATCATATAGACAAAATAAGCGCCCACTATTAAGACTAATTCCCTGATGTGGGCCACCCACCCGTCTCGCGCAATGAGTCGTTTTAGAAAGTTTGACGCCAATTTAACCCTAATCGTTTGTAACTAACTGCCTCTCCCCATGATAACAACTTATTGTAATACTTGGAGCGGGTCAAGAGAGCAGTGTTGAAGTTTATGAGCGGTCGAATATGACTTGCGGCAGATTAGGCGCAATAGATACTTTTCCTTTGCCGCAGCTAGTCGAAAATAACCAAGGCCTGGACTTACATTCGCCTTAGGGCTTCTTGGACGCCGCTTCCGCCGGCATGTCCCCGCTCAGCGCGGGCTTCGCCGGCGTCCCGCCCTTCCCCCCCCGTCCTCACCGCCGCCAGATGCCTCTGCCCCGCCTTGCTCTCTAAGTACACATTGCACGTTGTGCATCCCACGTGTACCGACGTGCTATTTTTGCCCTTGAATAGATCACGAGCCGTCACGTACTGCTGGTTGTTCCAGATCTCCTTTATGCTCCTGTCCGTCACGTTGCCAAAATCGTCCTTGGCGTCCGTCAGGTAGCAGCACGGCGCGTAGCCCCCGTCCCAGTTCACCACGCCGCTGCGCCACAACCGCCAGCACCGCGCCCCGTTCTCGCCGTAAGGTTTGTCAAAGGGCGACCCACCGTCCACCGTCTGCCGCGACGACGGCAGCCACCGGCGCGCTACCTCCGTGTCGCTCTCGCCGTGCGGGAAGTCCACCTTCTTGAAGATAATGCTGTTAAATCCCAGTTTCTTGGACATGGCGCGGGCTTCTTCTATCTGGTGCTCGTTCTGCTTCATTACGATGAACTGCCACTCCATATGCGGCGTCTCGAAGCCCAGCTCTCGCTTCTTCTGCGCCAGCAGCCGCACGTTGTCCTGCACCCGATTCAAGTGTCCGCCGACCCTGTACTTCTCATACACCTCTTGCGTGGTCCCGTCCATCGAAACTATAAGTACGTCCAGGCCCGCCTTGATTATCGACTCCGCCATCTCAGGCGTCAGTGGCTTGTTTAGATTAGAGCTGATAATCGTGGCGATGTTGGCCTTGTTGGCGTAGGCCACAAACCGGTCGATCTGTTTGTTCAGGAAAGGCTCGCCCCAGCTATACAGCGTCAGCCAGATGCAGTAGTCCTTGATCTCGTCGATGACCTTGGTGAAAGTCTCATAGCGCATAACACCTTTCTGGCGGTTCACCGTGCCCAACCCCGTGTGGCACAGCGGGCACTTAAGCTGGCAGATGTTGGTGGTGTCTATCTCCCACTCGTAAGGGTAGCCCCACACCTTGGAGCGGCCTAGCCTGAGCTGCGCCTCCACCCTCCAGAAATTGAGGAACTTCCTCCATCCCCAGTGCTTTAGCGCGACTTCCACTCTCTGCGTAGCCCGGCCCTTGGCCACAGAGCTAATAGCTGTATTGTTTACCTGGAAGGTCCTCTCCATGGCCCTTATCGTGTTTACTAAGACCGATGCTCGTAGGGACACTCGTCATCTCCCGAATTCAAGCTATCCTGAATGGCTTGGGCCATTAAGGCAGCCGAATGTGTTCTTCAAAGAATGCTGGGCGACTCGCGCCTAAAAATTCTTAAAAAAGACCCGGACACGATATCTCCTTGAGATTATACATCAAAGCGCGGCAAATGAAGGCTGGTTGACAAAGTCCCTTTTGCTAAGCGGCCTACCATTTTGCGACTAGGCGCTGGCCTGCGCCCTCCTGGCCTGCCTCAGCACCATCGCCAGGAACGCCCCCAGCCCCAGGGCTGCCAGCGCCACCACCAGCGGCAGCAGCCACGGGTAACGCTCGCTGAAAGGCTCCGTTGGCTTCGCCTCAAAGTCTGTGTTCACCACCTCCGCGCCCAGACCGCCCTCACGCAGGTTCTCGGTCACCAGATACGGGAACAACTGCTCTATATCGTAGGACGGCGCTGAGGCCGCGGGGTTGCCATAGTGCAGCGCGTAGCTGTCCCCGGACTTGGCCTGGAATATCAGCCGTCTCTCGAACCCCAGCGCCTTTACCCCCGTCACCTCCAACGGCGCGTTATCCCGATTCAGCACCGTCACCCTTAGATAGCGGTCCGTGGTCTCCGGATAGTCCACCCCCAGCCCCTGCTGTTTTAATAGCGGCGTGTCGTAGGAGAAAATCGCCCCGCCGCTGAGTATCTCCGTCCACTCCCTGGCGTCCCCGCTCGTCTCTATCCTGACCTCTCGAAAGAAATTTACGTTCGGCGTAGACACTTCCACGCGGCTGGACGGCAGCCCGGCCCTCCCTAGGTCCACCACCAGCCTGGACGCCTTCTGCCCAGCGTCCTCCGCCCTGGAAGTAATCGATGACGCGTACTCTCGATATGCTGGGTTAATCGCCTGCAGCAGGAACGCCGACACCCCCCGTATCTCCAGCGGCGGCTGGCCGTTGTTCTGAATGGTGACTCGTATATATCTCGCCGAGCTCACCGGATAGGTCACGCGAGTGCTTCTCGCCGCCTCCGGCTGACCCTCGACGCTGACATCGTATATCTGCGCCCCCGCCTGTAAGACCGACCATTGGCTCAGGTCGTCGCTGCCCTCCACTCGCACCGCCCTCTGAAAGTTCCTCGACGCCGTCAGTATCTCCACCTCGCTGTGCAGCGCCCCGCTCCCACCCGTCCGCACCACAAACGACGTGTCCCCATTAGGCGATATCCCCAGGTCCTGCACCGCCGCCGACACCGACTGCCGTCTCCGCTCCCCCCGCTCCACCAGGAGCTTGTATGGCGTCTCGATGCCGTTGGTAGTCTCTATAATTCTCAGGTCCGCCAGCCCCGTCACCGATTTTGTATACACATCAATGTCCGGCCTCACCTGCACAAACTCATCCACAGTGACGCCAGGCTGCAGGCTAATCGGCTTCGAATACTCCCACTCCCTAGACGTAAAGTCCGACGACGCCACCCCCGCCAGGCCCACCGCCAGCAGGCCCACCAGCCCTACCACAAAGAAAAGTTTTCTAAACGCCCTCACCCCTGGGGACTGGGGCTTTCCCCCCTGGTTCCCCCTCTTCTCCCTCGAAGGAGAAGAGGGGGCTAGGGGGTGATAAGGTGTCTTAATTCCTCTTCCCCTTCCAGCAGGAAGGGGATAAAGGGGATGGTATCCCGCACATGACAAGGCTTCTCTTCCGTGTAGCGTATGGCTCTCTTTAACTTGTCCCAAAGAAAAACCCCTTTATCGCGCTCCTGTACCTCTGATACAGGAAGCCAATGATTAGCAGCAGAAAGCCCAGCGTAATAAACGCCGCCACCCTATAACCTGAATCCAGCAGGAACGAATCGAATAGGAACAGCTTCAGCACTACCACCGCCATCAGCGCCAGCCCCGCCAGCCGCGCTTCCCTGGACTTAGAAAGCGCTCCTGCCAGCAACACCAGGCCCGCGTATAGGAACCACAAAATCGTCAGCGTAAGCTGGATAGCGTTATCAATGTCAAAATCAAAGACTCGACTATTGAAGTATCTGATAACCTCGGCGCTGATAATCCACAGCGTGAAAAAGTTCGCCAGCCCCAGCAGCCCGCCCAGAATGTACGGCCGGTACTCCTCTTCCCACCACTCCGACTGCCCCCGGTTCCGCCAGTATCCCGCCGCCGACGCGTAATATCCCGCCACCGCCAGCGCAAAGGTCATCACACGCTCGTTAAACACCAGAGTGAACGGCCCCCCCGGCGCGTCCGTATCGAAGAAAATCAGCCGGAACGCCACCACCGGCGCCACCGCCAGCCCAAAGACTCTCACGTGCCAGCTTCGCACCGCAAACCCAGTCCACACCAGCACCGCCATCTCCGCGGCCCAGGCAATGGTTATCCATTCTCCCGTCAGCTCCAGGGGTATCGCGATGGTTATAAACACCGTCGCGATACCCAACCCGGTAACCGTCATCTCCGACGACATCCCCCGACGCCACAAGAGGGTGTACGATAGCAGCCCGTATAGCAGCGCCATGCTCAACGACATCAGCGGCAGCCAGTCCTCATATCTGTCCGACAGCAGCGCCGCGTTGATGCCAAAGTAGGCCGCCGCGTTGGCCGCCATCAGCAGCAGATCATAGTATCGAGGGGTCACCCGCCATACCACGTGGTACAGCGTCGTCGCCAGCACAAACACCCCGAAAATCATCGCCAGCCCCGTCTGCTCCATCGCCAAGTCCACGCCGGCTGTGTCCTGCACCCAGAACCCGAACAGTGCGTACGAGCCTACCGCAGCCACAATGACCAGCCATCGCCAGTTCTTATATGTGGACAGGGCTAGCACACCCAAATCCAGGACTAATATGTAAAGCAGCAATAGCTGTGCGTCCGGCAGATCCCGTTCCAGTATCAGCGGCGTGAACAGCCCTCCCAGCACCGCCAGCACCGCCAGCCCCAGCGACGAATGCCTCAGCGACAGCACGCCGCTGGTAATGGTAATAAGCACCAATATCCCCAGCGACGGCAGCGTCCCCATCAGTTCGTGTATCCCAAACGCCGCGTAAATGGATAGGTATAAAATCGCGATGCCCGTTCCCATCACCGCCTGCGCCCATACTGCGTACCGCCGCTGCCAGTATTCCCCCGCCGCCATCAGCGCCAGCCCGCCCGCAATGCCCAGCGTCACCTGCCCCGTCGGTCCTATCCAGTCGTTATTTATCGCCAGCGCCAGGAAAAATCCCGCCCCCATAATCAGCGCCAGCCCGCCAATCCTGGCAAACCAGTTCCCCGGCAGCTTCTCCCAGTCGAACTGCCCCAGGAAGGCGAACGGGTCGAACGGCTCCGAAGGCGGCGCCCCCGTCCCTGCCGTCCCTCCGCCGGCCGGCGGGGAGGCGGTAACCACTGGCGTCGATGCCTCTGTCTCCGCCGCTGGCCGCACCACCCCCATCACCGCGTCCCGCAGCGCCGCCACCTCCTGCCTCAACTGCGACACC contains:
- a CDS encoding aldo/keto reductase; translated protein: MNTRKLATLQVPVIGMGSATTFDVEDPEGYAARRQIMDNCLSVGSNFIDTSPMYGRAEKALGVAMKGKTGDFILATKVWCCGKDTGKGQIARSFKLLGTDHIHVLQIHNMIDWKTHLPYLEYLREARMIDLIGVSFTLPPGFPLMMEIMKTGRIQTIQISYNVLEREAEKQMLPLAQELGIGIIVMRPLASGRLAKNVSKPPDVSPLRDFGIETWPQALLAWVLADPRVSVLIPSTTRPERILENAKAGSLPTLPKDLRDYISKEAQRVYET
- a CDS encoding NIPSNAP family protein, with amino-acid sequence MIYDVRTYDLRMGKLQDYMAAVREIALPLRQKHGIKLAGWYYTIIGPITQVIHIWAYESLAHFEKAKAAVEADPRWSKEYLPRVQPLIEHARDQIMKSSDFGPEPK
- a CDS encoding DUF2339 domain-containing protein; translation: MAQDTVRCLICGGENQPENRFCIHCGRALEAEKAPSAAAGEGEQARAEDWSSIRQEVSQLRQEVAALRDAVMGVVRPAAETEASTPVVTASPPAGGGTAGTGAPPSEPFDPFAFLGQFDWEKLPGNWFARIGGLALIMGAGFFLALAINNDWIGPTGQVTLGIAGGLALMAAGEYWQRRYAVWAQAVMGTGIAILYLSIYAAFGIHELMGTLPSLGILVLITITSGVLSLRHSSLGLAVLAVLGGLFTPLILERDLPDAQLLLLYILVLDLGVLALSTYKNWRWLVIVAAVGSYALFGFWVQDTAGVDLAMEQTGLAMIFGVFVLATTLYHVVWRVTPRYYDLLLMAANAAAYFGINAALLSDRYEDWLPLMSLSMALLYGLLSYTLLWRRGMSSEMTVTGLGIATVFITIAIPLELTGEWITIAWAAEMAVLVWTGFAVRSWHVRVFGLAVAPVVAFRLIFFDTDAPGGPFTLVFNERVMTFALAVAGYYASAAGYWRNRGQSEWWEEEYRPYILGGLLGLANFFTLWIISAEVIRYFNSRVFDFDIDNAIQLTLTILWFLYAGLVLLAGALSKSREARLAGLALMAVVVLKLFLFDSFLLDSGYRVAAFITLGFLLLIIGFLYQRYRSAIKGFFFGTS
- a CDS encoding DUF3999 domain-containing protein: MGQVKESHTLHGREALSCAGYHPLYPLPAGRGRGIKTPYHPLAPSSPSREKRGNQGGKPQSPGVRAFRKLFFVVGLVGLLAVGLAGVASSDFTSREWEYSKPISLQPGVTVDEFVQVRPDIDVYTKSVTGLADLRIIETTNGIETPYKLLVERGERRRQSVSAAVQDLGISPNGDTSFVVRTGGSGALHSEVEILTASRNFQRAVRVEGSDDLSQWSVLQAGAQIYDVSVEGQPEAARSTRVTYPVSSARYIRVTIQNNGQPPLEIRGVSAFLLQAINPAYREYASSITSRAEDAGQKASRLVVDLGRAGLPSSRVEVSTPNVNFFREVRIETSGDAREWTEILSGGAIFSYDTPLLKQQGLGVDYPETTDRYLRVTVLNRDNAPLEVTGVKALGFERRLIFQAKSGDSYALHYGNPAASAPSYDIEQLFPYLVTENLREGGLGAEVVNTDFEAKPTEPFSERYPWLLPLVVALAALGLGAFLAMVLRQARRAQASA
- a CDS encoding glycerophosphodiester phosphodiesterase, giving the protein MKSSEKISGWPLKLGVLSRPLVIAHRGDVESAPENTLEAFRAAAEKGADGVELDVRLSMDGHVVVMHDRHVDRTTSGRGPVGRLTLAQLKELDAGSWYDARFNGARVPTLEEVLEEMPKGFLLDVELKVRGWGVMALASRVASVIKRHDRMDSTLVASFNPMALFAMRKLEPRIPRGYIWSAHHPYPISHRWLSPLAKAQWMNPDHRTMTPRMLAHFHRHGKLALAWDQDMHESKGWPNPGIDGVVTDSVSAALRWRDGAATPAPLRPDRSH
- a CDS encoding inositol phosphorylceramide synthase, producing MGAYFVYMIIRRYVIPDVEHVATANALKLIDFEKDLGFLWEPAWQDWALRVGPWLTTLFNWIYIVTFFPIVLTAAFLYYLMNREKYFYYRSVILLSFAVALTVFVLYPLSPPRYMPGFGFIDTISEYGPSWYGSREMRSYYNAYASMPSLHFAWTTIFGFIFFTEKAWYFKILGVLYPTMTLFAITITGNHYILDAVMGAVTMLVTYILYETIFRRRLYQRLIPSKLRLHWNFPLPQFRKQRKRRVSTP
- a CDS encoding radical SAM protein, whose translation is MSLRASVLVNTIRAMERTFQVNNTAISSVAKGRATQRVEVALKHWGWRKFLNFWRVEAQLRLGRSKVWGYPYEWEIDTTNICQLKCPLCHTGLGTVNRQKGVMRYETFTKVIDEIKDYCIWLTLYSWGEPFLNKQIDRFVAYANKANIATIISSNLNKPLTPEMAESIIKAGLDVLIVSMDGTTQEVYEKYRVGGHLNRVQDNVRLLAQKKRELGFETPHMEWQFIVMKQNEHQIEEARAMSKKLGFNSIIFKKVDFPHGESDTEVARRWLPSSRQTVDGGSPFDKPYGENGARCWRLWRSGVVNWDGGYAPCCYLTDAKDDFGNVTDRSIKEIWNNQQYVTARDLFKGKNSTSVHVGCTTCNVYLESKAGQRHLAAVRTGGEGRDAGEARAERGHAGGSGVQEALRRM